The DNA window TGGCTGGCGCAAGACATTGCTATCGATATAGTCTATGAAGATGACCAGCTTATTGTTATTAATAAAGCGGATGGAATGGTTGTTCACCCGGCGGCAGGAAACTACCAAGGTACCTTGGTTAACGCCTTATTATATTATGCGCCGAATCTTGCTACTTTGCCGCGTGCGGGGATTGTGCATCGGCTAGACAAGAATACAACGGGCTTATTGGTTATTGCCAAAACTTTACAGGCACATAAGGTTCAGGTGGCACAGATGGAGCAGCGTAGCGTCAAACGCAAGTATGTGGCGATTGCTCAAGGCGCCATGGTGGCTGGTGCGACTATTGATGAGCCGATTGCGCGCCACCCTGTTAATCGTCAACGTATGGCGGTAGTTAGAGCCGGCGGCAGAACAGGACGCGAAGCCATTACCCATTATCGCGTACGCGAACGTTTTCGTTGTCACACCATGATTGATGTGCAGCTCGAAACAGGTCGCACTCATCAAATTCGTGTGCACATGGCACATATAAAGTATCCGCTGCTAGGCGATCCAGTGTACAGCGGCCGTGCACGTAGAATGGCAGGTGCCTCAGCAGAGCTGACTGCGTGCCTAGATAATTTTAAGCGACAAGCCCTGCATGCTTTTGAACTTGAGCTGGTACATCCTCAAAGCAAAGAGATGATTGGTTGGC is part of the Gammaproteobacteria bacterium genome and encodes:
- the rluD gene encoding 23S rRNA pseudouridine(1911/1915/1917) synthase RluD, which encodes MTVTTNNTNELRQSISDELAGMRLDQALARLWPEYSRSRLKQWVDEGLVTVNSKVLRPRDKVHEGDEVVLKPQQIADDTWLAQDIAIDIVYEDDQLIVINKADGMVVHPAAGNYQGTLVNALLYYAPNLATLPRAGIVHRLDKNTTGLLVIAKTLQAHKVQVAQMEQRSVKRKYVAIAQGAMVAGATIDEPIARHPVNRQRMAVVRAGGRTGREAITHYRVRERFRCHTMIDVQLETGRTHQIRVHMAHIKYPLLGDPVYSGRARRMAGASAELTACLDNFKRQALHAFELELVHPQSKEMIGWQAPIPDDMLAVADALRVDDKLHSDN